Proteins encoded within one genomic window of Bradyrhizobium sp. CB1717:
- a CDS encoding winged helix-turn-helix domain-containing protein, with the protein MAGSAGHLVTKDDLIVSVWSGLSVEENTLQVHISAVRKALGADRDLLKTISGRGYTLAGTWRSGEPDRFAVTPVSIPTDSSFASNLPNTHAPLIGREDCLNELADVLSAFRAVTLVGPGGIGKTKLAVELAHRVASSFDYSAALVEFATLQDPALAISATARALRLVLNDKEVSAAGVAQAIGSRRLLLVLDNCEHVIDVAAQIASAALRYCPNVTVLATSREALRIEGEYVAAIPPLSVPRLDVREPDLLLQESAVQLFVARTRALRTSFAPDAEDLVKIAAICRRLDGIPLALEFAAARAANLGVDTVSLRLDKRFELLSGGRRDQLPRHQTLRATLDWSYDLLSPEEQQLLCRLAMFPAGFTLDAAIAMMDQDASRPDVIETLSNLVGKSLVSLDPSFDGRWRLLESTRAYALEKLAEAGLVEQAARRQADFLRQLIQSPGGSLAASDDSFRLAQEIGNVHMALDWAFSPGGDTALGIALTAGYVPVWMQLLSFAECSTRIEHALAHFNPELACDPGLKAQLYVALGFALLNTTGSADRMKAALNIGLVLAEELRDLELQLKAVWTLWSYNLNSGQYGAAKDVGERYLEIALRTGNAASETVGRRLIGAATHFCGAQEDARRELTLSLDRSAHGLKDGTNQMWFLLNQSVLAKAMLARVLLLQGKIAQSRSLAAECLQEAESENDKLAMAYALRNAVCPIALMTHDLDAADRAISSLLKLVTREGIAFWASWTSCLKGQLLVLQGEHRDGIALLRDGLKARAENGWLMRNPEFLGSLAEGLFAIGENAQALAAIEEALNMSRQGRQLWCLADLLRIKGEVLLADSTSDTARAEMLFSEGLSVAREQQCRFYELKVAATWARIMAGSKRRQAALDLVGPLSALFDPEVDLPALTFARGLAARPGISASPGDRPPSPTCH; encoded by the coding sequence CACGCGCCTCTGATCGGCCGCGAGGATTGCCTGAACGAGCTGGCCGACGTGTTGTCCGCGTTCCGCGCCGTGACCCTGGTCGGCCCCGGAGGCATCGGAAAGACGAAGCTTGCGGTCGAGCTCGCGCACCGTGTCGCGTCCTCATTCGACTATTCCGCTGCGCTGGTCGAATTCGCGACCTTGCAGGATCCGGCACTCGCAATATCCGCGACGGCCCGCGCCTTGAGGCTCGTCTTGAACGACAAGGAAGTCTCGGCCGCGGGCGTTGCCCAGGCCATCGGCTCGCGCCGTCTGCTGCTCGTCCTCGACAATTGCGAGCACGTCATCGACGTCGCCGCGCAGATCGCGAGCGCCGCGCTTCGCTATTGTCCGAACGTCACCGTTCTCGCAACCAGCCGCGAAGCCCTCCGCATCGAGGGCGAATACGTCGCAGCGATCCCGCCGTTGTCGGTTCCCCGTCTGGACGTGCGCGAGCCGGATCTGCTTCTGCAGGAAAGCGCCGTGCAATTGTTCGTCGCTCGCACGCGGGCGTTGCGCACGAGCTTTGCTCCTGATGCGGAGGACCTCGTCAAGATCGCCGCGATCTGCCGCCGGCTCGACGGAATTCCGCTCGCGCTCGAGTTTGCAGCCGCCCGGGCCGCAAATCTCGGGGTGGATACCGTATCGCTTCGCCTCGACAAGCGCTTCGAGCTCCTGAGCGGCGGACGCCGTGATCAACTGCCCCGGCACCAGACGCTACGCGCGACGCTGGACTGGAGCTACGATCTGTTGTCGCCGGAAGAGCAGCAGCTGCTTTGCCGGCTTGCGATGTTTCCCGCCGGCTTCACGCTCGATGCAGCCATTGCAATGATGGACCAAGACGCGTCGCGGCCGGACGTCATCGAGACCCTGTCCAATCTGGTTGGAAAGTCCCTCGTTTCCCTGGATCCATCCTTCGACGGGCGATGGCGCCTGCTGGAGAGCACCCGCGCCTACGCGCTGGAGAAGCTCGCGGAGGCAGGGCTCGTTGAGCAGGCCGCCCGGCGGCAAGCGGACTTTCTCAGGCAGCTCATACAGTCGCCCGGCGGCAGCCTTGCAGCCTCCGACGACTCCTTCCGGCTCGCTCAGGAGATCGGAAACGTGCATATGGCGCTGGATTGGGCGTTCTCGCCAGGCGGAGATACCGCACTCGGGATCGCCCTGACGGCGGGATACGTCCCGGTATGGATGCAGCTGCTGTCCTTCGCGGAATGCTCGACCCGGATCGAGCATGCTCTTGCACATTTCAACCCCGAACTGGCCTGCGATCCCGGGCTCAAGGCGCAGCTCTATGTCGCGCTGGGGTTCGCGCTTCTCAACACGACGGGCTCGGCGGATCGCATGAAGGCGGCGCTGAACATCGGGCTCGTCCTCGCTGAGGAGCTGCGCGACCTCGAGCTTCAGCTCAAGGCCGTCTGGACGCTGTGGAGCTACAACCTCAATTCCGGCCAATACGGCGCGGCCAAGGACGTCGGCGAGCGATACCTCGAGATCGCGCTGCGCACCGGAAATGCCGCCAGCGAGACCGTGGGCCGGCGCCTGATCGGCGCCGCGACGCACTTTTGCGGAGCGCAGGAGGATGCGCGACGGGAGCTGACCCTGTCTCTGGATCGTTCGGCACATGGGTTGAAGGACGGCACGAACCAGATGTGGTTCCTGCTCAACCAGAGCGTCCTGGCCAAGGCCATGCTGGCGCGCGTCCTGCTGCTGCAGGGAAAGATTGCTCAAAGCAGATCCCTGGCCGCCGAATGCCTCCAGGAAGCGGAGAGCGAGAACGACAAGCTTGCGATGGCATACGCCTTGCGGAATGCCGTCTGTCCGATTGCATTGATGACGCATGATCTCGACGCCGCCGATCGCGCGATCTCGTCGCTCCTGAAGCTCGTCACGCGCGAGGGCATCGCATTCTGGGCAAGCTGGACATCGTGCCTGAAGGGGCAGCTGCTCGTCCTCCAGGGCGAGCATCGCGACGGAATTGCGCTGCTGCGCGATGGATTGAAGGCGCGGGCCGAGAACGGATGGCTGATGCGCAATCCCGAGTTTCTCGGATCGCTCGCCGAGGGCCTGTTCGCGATCGGCGAAAACGCACAGGCCCTGGCCGCCATAGAGGAAGCCCTGAACATGTCCCGGCAAGGCCGGCAGTTGTGGTGCCTTGCCGATCTGCTGAGGATCAAGGGCGAGGTTCTGCTGGCCGACAGCACATCCGATACCGCTCGGGCGGAAATGCTGTTCTCGGAAGGACTGTCCGTCGCACGAGAGCAGCAGTGCCGCTTCTACGAGCTGAAGGTTGCGGCGACCTGGGCGAGGATCATGGCAGGATCGAAACGCCGCCAGGCGGCACTCGATCTCGTCGGTCCGCTCAGCGCTCTGTTCGATCCGGAAGTCGATCTTCCCGCCCTCACCTTCGCGCGTGGCCTTGCCGCAAGACCGGGCATCTCGGCCTCGCCCGGCGACCGCCCCCCTTCTCCCACCTGCCATTAG